Proteins encoded within one genomic window of Acidimicrobiales bacterium:
- a CDS encoding phosphoglycerate kinase yields MEKTPTLEDLPDVGGKSVLMRTDYNVPIVDGRITDDLRMRLPMETIIWLLDHGARRVTTASHLGRPKGKPDPRFSMEPVRVHLRELVEAAGADPSKVELLENLRFDPREEAGDLSFAKELVEGHDVFVNDAFGAAHRAHASVVGPPRFLPSAAGRVMAREVEVLGGLLEGAKRPFVAVLGGSKVSDKLGVIESLLKRVDTLLVGGGMCFTFLAAQGHSVGESLFEADQVDTCRRLLESGDQIQVPSDLTVLSPGGRFGAGVQPSGETRQVGADVPDEWIGLDIGPGTAAEFADVIGAAATVLWNGPMGVFEDPRFAAGTRTVAEAVAATRGFTVVGGGDSAAALAEFGLAGDVDHLSTGGGASLEFLEHGDLPGVAALRSGMVAT; encoded by the coding sequence ATGGAAAAGACGCCGACGCTCGAAGACCTCCCCGATGTCGGAGGCAAGAGCGTGTTGATGCGAACGGACTACAACGTCCCGATAGTCGACGGCCGCATCACCGACGACCTCAGGATGCGGCTCCCGATGGAGACGATCATCTGGCTGCTCGACCACGGCGCGAGGCGGGTGACAACAGCGAGCCACCTCGGCCGGCCCAAGGGCAAGCCGGACCCCCGTTTCAGCATGGAGCCGGTCCGCGTGCACCTGCGCGAGCTCGTCGAAGCGGCCGGCGCCGACCCGTCGAAAGTCGAGCTCCTCGAGAACCTCCGCTTCGATCCGCGAGAGGAAGCCGGCGATCTGTCTTTCGCCAAGGAGCTCGTCGAAGGCCACGACGTCTTCGTCAACGACGCCTTCGGGGCCGCCCACCGGGCGCACGCGTCGGTCGTGGGCCCGCCGAGGTTCCTCCCCTCCGCCGCCGGTCGTGTGATGGCCCGGGAGGTCGAGGTGCTCGGTGGCCTGCTCGAAGGTGCCAAGCGCCCGTTCGTCGCCGTGCTCGGCGGTTCGAAGGTGAGCGACAAGCTCGGCGTCATCGAGTCTCTTCTGAAGCGGGTGGACACGCTGCTCGTCGGCGGCGGCATGTGCTTCACCTTCCTCGCCGCGCAGGGTCACTCCGTCGGCGAGTCCCTGTTCGAAGCCGACCAGGTCGACACCTGTCGCCGGCTGCTCGAGTCGGGCGACCAGATCCAGGTTCCGTCCGACCTGACCGTCCTGAGCCCTGGTGGCAGGTTCGGCGCCGGCGTGCAGCCATCGGGCGAGACGCGCCAGGTGGGGGCGGACGTACCCGACGAATGGATCGGGCTGGACATCGGACCCGGCACCGCGGCCGAGTTCGCCGACGTCATAGGTGCAGCCGCAACGGTCCTGTGGAACGGGCCGATGGGCGTCTTCGAGGATCCGCGTTTTGCAGCCGGTACCCGCACCGTCGCCGAAGCGGTCGCCGCGACTCGAGGTTTCACCGTCGTCGGTGGTGGCGACAGCGCGGCGGCCCTCGCCGAGTTCGGCCTCGCCGGCGATGTCGACCACCTGTCGACCGGCGGGGGAGCGTCTCTGGAATTCCTGGAGCACGGCGATCTGCCCGGAGTAGCCGCGCTCCGATCTGGCATGGTCGCGACGTGA
- the tpiA gene encoding triose-phosphate isomerase, with the protein MSASKAGSGRRPLISGNWKMNLTHLEAINVVQKLAYSLEPATTSKRDVSIHPPFTALRSVQTVLDADDMPMALGAQDVHWEAKGAYTGEVSPLMLAKLNVHYVIVGHSERREMFGETDETVNKKVKAVLAAAMTPIMCVGETLDEREAGVTEEKVIGQLRAGLAGVVPESVASLVVAYEPIWAIGTGRTATPEDAQAVCEAIRSTVVAEHGAQAGASVRIQYGGSVKPDNIDDLMALPDVDGALVGGASLDPSDFARIVSFTGQ; encoded by the coding sequence GTGAGCGCATCGAAAGCCGGCAGCGGCCGGCGCCCGCTCATATCAGGCAACTGGAAGATGAACCTCACCCACCTCGAGGCGATCAACGTCGTCCAGAAGCTCGCGTACAGCCTCGAACCCGCGACCACGTCGAAGCGGGACGTATCCATCCACCCGCCGTTCACCGCGCTGCGGTCGGTGCAGACCGTTCTCGACGCGGACGACATGCCCATGGCGCTCGGAGCGCAGGACGTCCACTGGGAGGCCAAGGGCGCCTACACCGGCGAGGTGAGCCCGTTGATGCTCGCCAAGCTCAACGTTCACTATGTAATAGTCGGCCACTCCGAACGGCGGGAGATGTTCGGAGAGACCGACGAGACGGTCAACAAGAAGGTCAAGGCCGTGCTCGCCGCCGCCATGACACCGATCATGTGTGTGGGCGAGACGCTCGACGAGCGCGAGGCGGGCGTTACCGAGGAGAAGGTGATAGGTCAACTCCGCGCTGGGCTTGCGGGGGTCGTCCCGGAGTCGGTGGCCTCGTTGGTCGTCGCGTACGAGCCCATCTGGGCGATCGGAACCGGGCGGACGGCCACCCCGGAGGATGCGCAGGCCGTTTGCGAGGCGATCCGGTCGACCGTCGTCGCCGAGCACGGAGCCCAAGCAGGGGCGTCCGTGAGAATCCAGTACGGCGGCTCGGTCAAGCCGGACAACATCGACGACCTCATGGCACTACCCGATGTCGACGGGGCGCTGGTCGGTGGTGCCAGCCTCGACCCGTCGGATTTCGCGAGGATCGTCTCCTTCACGGGCCAGTGA
- the secG gene encoding preprotein translocase subunit SecG, with protein sequence MLTAVIIVIHIVVSLLLIGMVLLHSGKGGGLSEMFGGGLGQAAAGSTVAERNLDRATIACSACFLFTTIILAIRLQ encoded by the coding sequence TTGCTGACCGCTGTCATCATTGTCATCCACATCGTCGTCTCTTTGCTGCTGATAGGCATGGTCCTTTTGCATAGCGGCAAGGGTGGCGGGTTGTCGGAGATGTTCGGTGGCGGTCTGGGTCAGGCAGCCGCTGGGTCGACTGTGGCCGAGCGGAACCTGGACAGGGCGACGATCGCATGTTCCGCCTGTTTCCTTTTCACCACCATCATCCTCGCGATCCGCCTCCAGTGA